A portion of the Kribbella jejuensis genome contains these proteins:
- the larB gene encoding nickel pincer cofactor biosynthesis protein LarB has protein sequence MTHLPDQGPVPGIHDLGYARLDTDRLERTGDAEVVYGAGKTPSQVVELLRTLHATHPGHAVLATRLTDEAQAAVTAELPEAVVDPVGRTAVLGEPPTQSGTVAVVAAGTSDAPVAAEAATTARVFGAGVEVITDVGVAGLHRILGVRERLAAADCLIVVAGMEGALPSVVGGLVGVPLVAVPTSVGYGASFGGLAALLGMLNSCAPGVTVVNIDNGFGAGVFAARVARQSVPRETKDA, from the coding sequence GTGACACATTTGCCTGATCAGGGCCCGGTACCGGGCATTCACGACCTCGGGTACGCCCGGCTCGACACCGACCGGTTGGAGCGTACCGGCGACGCGGAAGTCGTGTACGGCGCGGGCAAGACGCCGTCTCAGGTCGTGGAACTGCTCCGCACGTTGCACGCCACCCACCCCGGTCACGCCGTACTCGCGACCCGGTTGACCGACGAGGCGCAGGCGGCGGTGACCGCCGAACTGCCGGAGGCTGTGGTCGACCCCGTCGGACGTACGGCGGTCCTCGGCGAGCCGCCGACGCAGAGCGGGACGGTGGCGGTCGTGGCCGCTGGTACGTCGGATGCGCCGGTCGCGGCCGAGGCGGCGACGACGGCTCGGGTGTTCGGCGCCGGGGTGGAGGTGATCACGGATGTGGGTGTCGCCGGGCTGCACCGGATCCTCGGTGTCCGCGAACGGCTCGCCGCGGCGGACTGCCTGATTGTGGTCGCCGGGATGGAGGGCGCGCTGCCGAGCGTCGTCGGCGGGCTGGTCGGCGTACCGCTGGTCGCAGTGCCGACGTCGGTCGGGTACGGCGCTTCGTTCGGCGGGCTGGCGGCGCTGCTCGGGATGCTGAACTCGTGCGCGCCGGGCGTGACGGTCGTGAACATCGACAACGGGTTCGGTGCCGGGGTGTTCGCGGCGCGGGTGGCGCGTCAGTCCGTTCCGCGCGAAACCAAGGACGCCTGA
- a CDS encoding DUF4446 family protein → MSSTLAGAFGVAALFVAVLALVFAIQALRARTVPVEKTTPAPLPEPEPQPVLPEAKPGTVKAELRRLGKELEVTRGEVKETLQHLAIVRYDAFGDTGGKLSWSLALLDDHGDGVVLTSINSRADARTYAKEIKAFKSESKLSPEEEEAIETLAKEAGPTVD, encoded by the coding sequence GTGTCTTCGACGTTAGCCGGTGCCTTCGGGGTCGCCGCCCTGTTCGTGGCGGTGCTTGCCCTGGTGTTCGCGATCCAGGCCCTCCGGGCGCGCACGGTCCCGGTCGAGAAGACCACCCCTGCCCCGCTCCCCGAACCGGAACCGCAGCCCGTCCTGCCGGAAGCCAAGCCCGGCACGGTGAAGGCGGAACTCCGCCGGCTCGGCAAGGAGCTGGAAGTCACCCGCGGCGAGGTCAAGGAAACGCTGCAACACCTCGCGATCGTCCGGTACGACGCCTTCGGCGACACCGGCGGCAAGCTCTCCTGGTCCCTCGCCCTCCTCGACGACCACGGCGACGGCGTCGTCCTGACGTCGATCAACAGCCGCGCCGACGCCCGCACGTACGCCAAAGAAATCAAGGCCTTCAAGAGCGAGTCCAAACTCTCCCCCGAAGAGGAAGAAGCAATAGAAACCCTCGCCAAAGAAGCCGGCCCCACCGTCGACTGA
- a CDS encoding TetR/AcrR family transcriptional regulator, whose protein sequence is MTAAERRRPRADATRNREQLLGVATRLFAAADHEPSMRAIANEAGVGIATLYRHFPTRESLVDAVYRDQVSRLTAGAGELLAQLDPAAALRRWMDLFGEWIATKNGMLDTLLAMIEAGEIAHADTRTELLGAIDSILEAGRTTGGIRADVTADDIAAGLIGIFTVAGSPRHKPLAARLLNLLMDGLHPCKGDH, encoded by the coding sequence TTGACCGCCGCAGAACGCCGCCGACCGCGGGCGGACGCGACTCGTAACCGCGAACAGCTCCTCGGCGTTGCGACCCGGCTGTTCGCGGCGGCCGACCACGAGCCCTCGATGCGCGCGATCGCCAACGAAGCTGGCGTCGGCATTGCCACGCTCTACCGGCACTTCCCCACCCGCGAGTCGCTGGTCGACGCGGTCTACCGCGACCAGGTCTCGCGGCTGACCGCCGGCGCCGGGGAGCTACTCGCCCAACTCGACCCTGCCGCGGCGCTACGGCGCTGGATGGATCTCTTCGGCGAATGGATCGCGACCAAGAACGGGATGCTCGACACGCTGCTCGCGATGATCGAAGCAGGCGAGATCGCCCACGCCGACACCCGCACCGAGCTCCTCGGAGCCATCGACAGCATCCTCGAAGCCGGCCGCACGACCGGCGGAATCCGGGCCGATGTCACCGCGGACGACATCGCAGCCGGCCTGATCGGCATCTTCACCGTGGCCGGCTCACCCCGTCACAAACCGCTGGCGGCCCGCCTCCTGAACCTGTTGATGGACGGCCTCCACCCGTGCAAGGGCGACCACTGA